The following coding sequences are from one Cryptococcus deuterogattii R265 chromosome 1, complete sequence window:
- a CDS encoding elongator complex protein 3, whose product MIAPTTSQSELHLLCVSAVVRDLISTYNSSSSSATQPPNVNSLRAKYAKKYGLKAVPRLTDVLAAVPEEWKDRLRGWLRAKPVRTASGVAVVAVMCKPHRCPHVAMTGNICVYCPGGPDSDFEYSTQSYTGYEPTSMRAIRARYDPYEQARGRVNQLRDLGHSVDKVEIIIMGGTFMSMPEDYRHKFIAGLHNALSGHTGDDVDEAVKFSEQSKIKCVGITIETRPDYCLKPHLSQMLRYGCTRLEIGVQSVYEDVARDTNRGHTVRAVSESFHMSKDAGYKIVAHMMPDLPNCGTERDIWQFQEFFENPAFRSDGLKLYPTLVIRGTGLYELWRTGKYKNYPPNALVDIVARIMALVPPWTRVYRVQRDIPMPLVSSGVENGNLRELALARMKDFGAECRDVRYREVGLHEIHHRVRPQDIELIRRDYAANGGWETFLSYEDPQSDILVGLLRLRKCSEEGTFRKELVGMKGGCSLVRELHVYGTAAPVHSRDPKKFQHQGIGTLLMEEAERIAREEHGSGRIAVISGVGTRDYYRRLGYFLDGPYMVKDLLYDDE is encoded by the exons ATGATTGCACCCACAACCTCACAGTCGGAACTGCACCTTCTCTGTGTATCCGCCGTGGTCAGAGACCTTATCTCAACTTACAACTCCTCAAGCAGCTCCGCCACCCAGCCTCCAAACGTAAACAGCCTCAGGGCAAAATACGCAAAGAAATACGGACTCAAGGCAGTCCCTCGTTTGACAGATGTCCTCGCTGCTGTTCcggaggaatggaaggatagGCTGAGGGGATGGCTGAGAGCAAAGCCTGTCAGAACGGCGAGCGGTGTGGCTGTTGTCGCTGTCATGTGTAAACCCCATCGATGTCCTCACGTCGCCATGACCGGAAACATCTGCGT TTACTGTCCCGGCGGTCCCGATTCTGACTTTGAATACTCGACCCAGTCATACACTGGCTATGAG CCTACTTCTATGCGAGCCATCCGAGCCAGGTATGACCCATATGAGCAGGCGCGTGGACGTGTGAACCAGCTACGCGACCTTGGACACAGCGTTGACAAGGTTGAGATCAT TATCATGGGAGGAACGTTCATGTCGATGCCGGAAGACTACCGCCACAAATTCATTGCAGGTCTTCACAATGCCTTGAGCGGTCACACTGGAGACGACGTCGACGAGGCTGTCAA GTTCTCTGAGCAAAGCAAGATCAAGTGTGTTGGTATCACCATCGAAACTCGTCCCGATTACTGCTTGAAGCCTCATTTGAGTCAGATGTTGAGGTATGGATGCACCCGTTTGGAAATCGGTGTTCAGTCAGTTTATGAG GACGTTGCACGAGACACTAACCGAGGACATACCGTCCGAGCTGTCAGTGAATCCTTCCACATGTCCAAAGACGCTGGGTACAAGATTGTCGCCCACATGATGCCTGATCTTCCCAACTGCGGCACCGAGCGAGACATTTGGCAATTCCAAGAATTCTTTGAAAACCCTGCTTTCCGATCAGACGGCCTCAAACTGTACCCAACCTTGGTCATCCGTGGTACGGGTCTTTACGAACTCTGGAGAACTGGCAAGTACAAGAATTACCCTCCCAACGCCCTTGTCGATATCGTAGCCAGGATCATGGCCCTCGTCCCCCCCTGGACACGAGTCTACCGTGTCCAACGAGATATCCCTATGCCCCTCGTCTCTTCCGGCGTGGAGAATGGTAATTTGCGTGAACTCGCGCTTGCGCGTATGAAGGATTTTGGTGCCGAGTGTCGAGATGTGCGATACCGTGAAGTCGGTTTGCACGAAATTCACCATCGTGTGCGACCTCAGGATATCGAGCTTATCCGAAGAGATTACGCGGCGAACGGTGGATGGGAGACTTTCTTGTCGTATGAGGATCCTCAGTCTGATATTTTGGTCGGTCttttgaggttgagaaagTGTTCGGAGGAAGGGACGTTTAGGAAGGAGTTGGTCGGTATGAAAGGCGGATGCAGTCTTGTGCGAGAGCTT CACGTGTATGGTACTGCCGCACCCGTTCATTCTCGTGATCCCAAGAAATTCCAGCACCAAGGTATCGGTACAttgttgatggaagaggcagagCGTATCGCTCGTGAGGAACACGGTAGCGGTCGTATCGCTGTAATCTCTG GTGTTGGGACTCGTGATTATTATCGACGACTGGGTTACTTCCTTGATGGGCCTTATATGGTCAAGGATCTTTTGTACGATGACGAGTAG
- a CDS encoding 3-demethylubiquinone-9 3-O-methyltransferase — protein sequence MNRQQLCRRLYIARSTTALLAARIAARSITTASSSTASTTPSAFSTINASEISHFSKLSSQWWSETGEFALLHRMNPVRVEWIRQKVALAPPPDEEWSFETRHMDAQREAARGTGAWLTGLRCLDVGCGGGILSEALARLGATVVSVDASESNIGIATTHASQDPYLAKKMEKGELEYRFSTAEALRDAGEKFDVVCSMEVLEHVDEPGEFMKCLGEMVNPGGHLLLSTISRTPLSQLLTITLAEDILRLVTPGTHTYRKFIKPEELRRFVYSDMGGFGTWHRNDDASDIREKEVGETRGIIYDPLKGAWRLWDGVEGSWWKEAGEVCNYMYHAKKRS from the exons ATGAACAGACAGCAGCTCTGCAGAAGACTATACATCGCACGCTCCACGACAGCACTCCTAGCAGCACGTATCGCGGCACGCTCAATCACAACAGCATCGTCATCAACCGCATCCACCACTCCCTCCGCTTTCAGCACCATCAATGCTTCCGAAatctcccacttctccaAACTCTCCTCCCAATGGTGGTCAGAAACAGGCGAATTTGCGCTTTTACATCGTATGAATCCCGTGCGGGTAGAGTGGATCAGACAAAAAGTCGCTCTAGCTCCTCCACCGGACGAGGAATGGTCGTTTGAAACTCGTCATATGGATGCACAGAGAGAAGCAGCCCGAGGAACAGGTGCTTGGCTGACAGGTCTTCGATGCTTGGACGTTGGGTGTGGAGGTGGGATTCTCTCAGAGGCTCTGGCAAGATTGGGAGCCACTGTGGTGAGCGTTGATGCGAGTGAAAGCAATATCGGCATCGCAACCACTCATGCAAGCCAAGATCCGTACTTGGCcaagaaaatggaaaagggagagttGGAGTACCGATTCAGTACTGCTGAGGCTTTAAGGGACGCTGGAGAAAAGTTTGATGTCGTGTGCTCCATGGAAGTGCTTGAGCATGTCGATGAGCCTGGAGAGTTCATGAAGTGTCTCGGAGAGATGGTTAAT CCTGGCGGACATCTCTTACTTTCTACAATCTCAAGGactcctctttctcaactCCTCACTATCACTTTGGCTGAAGATATCCTCCGCCTTGTGACACCGGGAACACATACCTACCGTAAATTCATCAAGCCCGAGGAACTCCGACGCTTCGTCTACTCTGATATGGGTGGCTTTGGAACATGGCACAGAAATGATGACGCAAGTGATATCcgggagaaggaagttgGAGAGACTCGAGGGATTATCTACGATCCTTTGAAGGGTGCTTGGAGATTGTGGGATGGTGTGGAGGGCAGCTGGTGGAAGGAGGCAGGTGAAGTTTGCAATTACATGTACCatgcgaagaagaggtcgTAG